Proteins encoded in a region of the Pseudomonas sp. GOM7 genome:
- a CDS encoding NorM family multidrug efflux MATE transporter, producing the protein MKNPLGHEARALLRLAGPLISAQLAHALMIFTDTLMMAMLGPQQLAGGALGATCYFIFSIFCSGVIAAVGSLVAIRHGAGDSAGVTRLLQNGLWLALALAIGSALCLNGLGPLLPHLGQNAGAAEQAMAFLHPLSLALPGYLCFLTLRGFTSAIGHPGPVMAISIAGTLANFAINYALIQGWFGLPSLGLSGIGMTTALVSSGMALALALHILRAPLYRHYALRAALARPQRSELQALLRLGLPIGGTYAAEQGLFTFATLCMGALGSVQLAAHQIAMQTVALAFIVPQGLSYAVTYRVGLHHGAGRPGLSRLSGRLGMGLGATLMLLFALAFWLLPEWIIGLFLDRDDPAFAEIIGLAVTLLAIAAWFELFDGLQSIAMGAIRGLNDGRTTLLIGLAGYWGVGAPLAWLLAFTLGWGAQGVWWGLAAGLAVTASGLLLGFEYKSARLFRDSPEPFGSARLHQDGGVGQA; encoded by the coding sequence ATGAAAAACCCTCTTGGGCATGAGGCGCGGGCGCTGCTGCGCCTGGCCGGCCCGCTGATTTCCGCGCAACTGGCGCACGCGCTGATGATCTTCACCGACACGCTGATGATGGCGATGCTCGGCCCGCAGCAACTGGCCGGCGGCGCGCTGGGCGCCACCTGCTATTTCATCTTTTCGATCTTCTGCAGCGGGGTGATCGCCGCCGTCGGCAGCCTGGTGGCCATCCGTCATGGGGCGGGCGATAGCGCGGGCGTCACGCGCCTGCTGCAGAACGGTCTGTGGCTGGCCCTGGCGCTGGCCATCGGCAGCGCACTGTGCCTCAACGGCCTTGGCCCTCTGCTGCCGCATCTGGGCCAGAATGCCGGCGCTGCCGAGCAGGCCATGGCGTTCCTGCATCCGCTGTCGCTGGCCTTGCCCGGCTACCTGTGCTTCCTGACCTTGCGTGGCTTCACCAGCGCCATTGGCCATCCCGGCCCGGTCATGGCCATCAGCATCGCCGGCACGCTGGCCAACTTCGCCATCAACTACGCACTGATCCAGGGTTGGTTCGGCTTGCCCAGCCTGGGCCTGAGCGGCATCGGCATGACCACCGCACTGGTCAGCAGCGGCATGGCCCTGGCGTTGGCATTGCACATCCTGCGTGCGCCCCTGTACCGGCACTACGCACTGCGCGCGGCTCTGGCCCGACCGCAACGCAGCGAGCTGCAGGCGCTGCTGCGCCTGGGGCTGCCCATCGGCGGCACCTATGCGGCCGAGCAAGGCCTGTTCACCTTCGCCACGCTGTGCATGGGAGCGCTGGGCAGCGTGCAACTGGCCGCGCACCAGATCGCCATGCAGACGGTAGCGCTGGCCTTCATCGTGCCGCAGGGGCTGTCCTATGCCGTGACCTACCGCGTCGGCCTGCATCACGGAGCCGGGCGGCCGGGCCTGTCACGCCTGAGCGGGCGGCTGGGCATGGGCCTGGGTGCAACGCTGATGCTGCTGTTCGCCCTGGCCTTCTGGCTGCTGCCGGAGTGGATCATCGGCCTGTTTCTCGACCGCGATGACCCGGCCTTCGCCGAGATCATCGGTCTGGCCGTGACGCTGCTGGCGATTGCCGCCTGGTTCGAGCTGTTCGACGGCCTGCAGAGCATCGCCATGGGGGCGATCCGCGGCCTCAACGATGGCCGTACCACCCTGCTGATCGGCCTGGCCGGTTACTGGGGCGTCGGCGCGCCGCTGGCCTGGCTGCTGGCATTCACTCTGGGCTGGGGCGCCCAGGGCGTCTGGTGGGGCCTGGCAGCCGGCCTGGCGGTCACCGCCAGTGGCCTGCTGCTGGGCTTCGAGTACAAGAGCGCGCGCCTGTTTCGCGACAGCCCAGAGCCGTTCGGCAGCGCCCGTCTACACCAGGACGGGGGTGTCGGGCAGGCGTAG
- a CDS encoding putative bifunctional diguanylate cyclase/phosphodiesterase codes for MSMLIEPVRLVLLAQAADWAELLRAQLRVLGSPSPLITAPSWEVARHLCDDSAVSLLLATPELLPDPNLCSLPVILLLEQEPAQEPVGVSDWLVRGSLNPEVFRRCLRYAHEQGTLKQTLQRLTEQDPLTGIANRQGLQTLLVAHLSEHGGRGWVLGHLDLDNFRHANDALGYQGGDRLIVQVVTRLKELLQPGDHLARLGSDEFALLLDMRRDPQRLEGLAERITEALAEPYWVDGESLLIGCSLGFAHARAGEGVDPLLWRAHTAMQQAKGQSGCAFRVYDERFSRSARNLVELESELRRALRRDELELHYQPRLCLESGRIVGVEALVRWRHAERGLLPPSEFVPLAEETGLIVPLGYWVISRALRDMQWLRGRGLPPLHMAVNLSFSQFQDSQLLATLSRLIEVRGVDAQWLEFELTETAVMRRSDQVLETMSALGRFGVRFSLDDFGTGFSSFVHLNSLPIALLKIDKSFVAGMSERAENRQLVRAMINLAHSLNLEVVAEGVENTEQLQLLRQFGCGQVQGYLISKPVPLADLARFLVFGMRQLRLPDTPVLV; via the coding sequence TTGTCCATGCTCATCGAACCCGTACGCCTGGTGCTGTTGGCGCAGGCAGCCGACTGGGCCGAATTGCTGCGCGCCCAACTGCGCGTGCTGGGCAGCCCGTCACCCTTGATCACGGCGCCTTCGTGGGAGGTGGCCCGTCACCTCTGCGATGACTCGGCGGTCAGCCTGCTGCTGGCGACGCCGGAGCTATTGCCCGACCCCAATCTCTGTTCGCTGCCGGTGATTCTTCTGCTCGAGCAGGAACCGGCACAGGAGCCCGTCGGCGTCAGCGATTGGTTGGTACGCGGCAGCCTGAATCCCGAAGTGTTCAGGCGCTGCCTGCGTTACGCACACGAGCAGGGCACTCTCAAGCAGACCCTGCAACGCCTGACCGAACAGGATCCACTGACCGGTATCGCCAATCGTCAGGGCTTGCAGACGCTGCTCGTGGCCCATCTGAGCGAGCACGGGGGCCGTGGCTGGGTGCTCGGTCATCTCGATCTGGACAACTTCCGCCACGCCAACGACGCCCTCGGCTATCAGGGCGGTGACCGCTTGATCGTGCAGGTGGTGACGCGCCTCAAGGAACTGCTGCAGCCCGGTGACCACCTGGCGCGTCTGGGCAGCGACGAATTCGCCCTGCTGCTGGACATGCGTCGCGACCCGCAGCGGCTCGAAGGCTTGGCCGAACGCATCACCGAGGCGCTGGCCGAGCCCTACTGGGTCGATGGCGAGAGCCTGCTGATCGGTTGCAGCCTGGGATTCGCCCATGCGCGGGCCGGCGAGGGCGTCGACCCGCTGTTATGGCGGGCGCACACCGCCATGCAGCAGGCCAAGGGCCAATCCGGCTGCGCCTTCCGTGTCTATGACGAACGCTTCAGCCGTAGCGCGCGCAACCTGGTCGAACTGGAAAGCGAGCTGCGTCGGGCCTTGCGTCGTGACGAGCTGGAGCTGCACTACCAGCCACGGCTGTGCCTGGAGAGCGGGCGCATCGTCGGGGTGGAGGCGCTGGTGCGCTGGCGCCATGCCGAGCGAGGCTTGCTGCCGCCCAGCGAGTTCGTGCCCCTGGCCGAGGAGACCGGGCTGATCGTGCCGCTCGGCTACTGGGTGATCTCCCGCGCCTTGCGCGACATGCAATGGCTGCGCGGGCGTGGCCTGCCGCCCTTGCACATGGCGGTCAACCTGTCGTTCAGCCAGTTCCAGGACAGCCAGCTTCTGGCCACCCTGAGCCGCCTGATCGAGGTACGTGGGGTGGACGCGCAATGGCTCGAGTTCGAGCTGACCGAAACCGCCGTGATGCGCCGTAGCGATCAGGTGCTGGAGACCATGTCGGCACTCGGGCGGTTTGGCGTGCGCTTCTCCCTGGACGACTTCGGCACCGGCTTTTCCTCCTTCGTGCATCTCAACAGTCTGCCCATCGCCCTGCTGAAGATCGACAAGAGCTTCGTCGCTGGCATGAGCGAACGCGCCGAGAACCGGCAACTGGTGCGTGCCATGATCAACCTGGCCCACAGCCTCAACCTGGAAGTGGTCGCCGAAGGCGTGGAGAACACCGAGCAATTGCAGCTACTGCGCCAGTTCGGCTGTGGTCAGGTACAGGGCTATCTGATCAGCAAGCCCGTGCCGCTGGCCGATCTGGCCCGTTTCCTGGTATTCGGCATGCGCCAGCTACGCCTGCCCGACACCCCCGTCCTGGTGTAG
- the rep gene encoding DNA helicase Rep: MSRLNPRQQEAVNYVGGPLLVLAGAGSGKTSVITRKIAHLVQNCGIRAQHIVAMTFTNKAAREMKERVGTLLKGSEARGLTVSTFHNLGMNIIRKEYARLGYKPGFSIFDDGDIKALLSDIMQKEYSGDDGADEVKNLIDSWKNDLILPDEALAKARNPKEQTAAIVYLHYQRTLKAYNAVDFNDLILLPVKLFQEHADILEKWQNRIRYLLVDEYQDTNASQYLLVKLLVGMRNQFTVVGDDDQSIYAWRGARPENLMLLKEDYPSLKVVMLEQNYRSTSRILKCANVLIANNPHVFEKQLWSEMGHGDEIRVIRTRNEDAECERVALEILTEHLRTQRPYSEFAILYRGNYQAKLMELKLQHHQIPYRLSGGTSFFARQEVKDLMSYFRLLVNPDDDNAFLRVINVPRREIGSATLEKLGNYANERKISMYAAAGEMGLGEHLDARFTERLQRFTKWMDRVRQECAQNDPIAAIRSMVMDIDYENWLRQNASSDKVADARMGNVWFLVDALKSTLERDEDGDMTIEDAIGKLVLRDMLERQQEEEEGAEGVQMMTMHASKGLEFPSVYIIGFEEEILPHRSSIEADTIEEERRLAYVGITRAKRNLALTYAAKRKQYGEVIDCSPSRFLDELPQEDLRWEGLEEAPVEVKTARGNDALANMRALLKK; encoded by the coding sequence ATGTCCCGACTCAATCCCCGGCAGCAAGAAGCCGTGAACTACGTCGGCGGCCCCCTTCTGGTGCTGGCCGGCGCGGGTTCCGGCAAGACCAGCGTGATCACGCGCAAGATCGCCCACCTGGTGCAGAACTGCGGTATCCGCGCCCAGCACATCGTCGCCATGACCTTCACCAACAAGGCCGCGCGCGAGATGAAGGAGCGCGTCGGCACCCTGCTCAAGGGCAGCGAGGCGCGCGGCCTGACCGTGTCCACCTTCCACAACCTGGGCATGAACATCATCCGCAAGGAATACGCGCGCCTGGGCTACAAGCCCGGCTTCTCGATCTTCGACGACGGCGACATCAAGGCGCTGCTCAGCGACATCATGCAGAAGGAATATTCCGGCGATGACGGTGCCGACGAGGTGAAGAACCTCATCGACAGCTGGAAGAACGACCTGATCCTGCCCGACGAAGCCCTGGCCAAGGCGCGCAATCCCAAGGAGCAGACCGCCGCCATCGTCTACCTGCACTACCAGCGCACGCTCAAGGCGTACAACGCGGTGGACTTCAACGACCTGATCCTGCTGCCGGTCAAGCTGTTCCAGGAGCATGCCGACATCCTGGAAAAGTGGCAAAACCGCATCCGCTACCTGTTGGTGGACGAATACCAGGACACCAACGCCAGCCAGTACCTGCTGGTGAAGCTGCTGGTGGGCATGCGCAACCAGTTCACCGTGGTCGGCGACGATGACCAGTCGATCTATGCCTGGCGCGGCGCACGCCCGGAAAACCTGATGCTGCTCAAGGAGGACTATCCGTCCTTGAAGGTGGTGATGCTGGAGCAGAACTACCGCTCCACCAGCCGCATCCTCAAGTGCGCCAACGTGCTGATTGCCAACAACCCGCACGTGTTCGAGAAGCAACTCTGGTCGGAGATGGGCCATGGCGACGAGATCCGCGTGATCCGCACCCGCAACGAAGACGCCGAGTGCGAGCGCGTGGCCCTGGAGATCCTCACCGAGCACCTGCGCACCCAGCGCCCCTACAGCGAATTCGCCATCCTCTATCGCGGCAACTACCAGGCCAAGCTGATGGAGCTGAAACTGCAGCACCACCAGATCCCCTATCGTCTGTCTGGCGGCACCAGCTTCTTCGCCCGCCAGGAGGTGAAGGACCTGATGAGTTACTTCCGTCTGCTGGTCAACCCGGACGACGACAACGCCTTCCTCCGGGTGATCAACGTGCCGCGCCGCGAGATCGGCTCCGCCACCCTGGAAAAGCTCGGCAACTACGCCAACGAGCGCAAGATCAGCATGTACGCCGCAGCCGGTGAGATGGGTCTCGGCGAGCATCTCGATGCGCGCTTCACCGAACGCCTGCAGCGCTTTACCAAATGGATGGATCGGGTGCGCCAGGAGTGCGCGCAGAACGATCCGATCGCCGCCATCCGCAGCATGGTCATGGACATCGACTACGAGAACTGGCTGCGCCAGAACGCCTCCAGCGACAAGGTGGCCGACGCGCGCATGGGCAACGTCTGGTTCCTCGTCGACGCGCTGAAAAGCACCCTGGAGCGCGACGAAGACGGCGACATGACCATCGAAGACGCTATTGGCAAGCTGGTGCTGCGCGACATGCTCGAACGCCAGCAGGAAGAGGAAGAAGGCGCCGAGGGCGTGCAGATGATGACCATGCACGCCTCCAAGGGTCTGGAGTTTCCGTCGGTGTACATCATCGGCTTCGAGGAGGAAATTCTCCCCCACCGGTCCAGCATCGAAGCCGACACCATCGAGGAAGAAAGGCGCCTGGCCTACGTGGGCATCACCCGCGCCAAGCGTAACCTGGCGCTGACCTATGCCGCCAAGCGCAAGCAGTACGGCGAGGTGATCGACTGCTCGCCGAGTCGCTTCCTCGACGAACTGCCGCAGGAGGATCTGCGCTGGGAGGGCCTGGAGGAAGCACCGGTGGAGGTCAAGACCGCCCGCGGCAACGACGCCCTGGCCAACATGCGCGCCCTGCTGAAAAAATAG
- a CDS encoding xanthine phosphoribosyltransferase encodes MQALKQKIRDEGIVLSEQVLKVDAFLNHQIDPALMQQIGHEFAQRFAGQGISKIVTIEASGIAPAVMAGLELGIPVIFARKFQSLTLKDDLLISKVFSFTKQTESTIAISSRHLTAADKVLVIDDFLANGHAAKALIDLIQQAGAQVAGIGIVIEKSFQEGRALLESEGYRVESLARVASLEGGQVRFID; translated from the coding sequence GTGCAAGCGCTGAAACAGAAAATTCGCGACGAAGGCATCGTCCTGTCCGAGCAGGTACTGAAGGTCGATGCCTTTCTCAACCACCAGATCGACCCGGCGCTGATGCAGCAGATCGGCCACGAATTCGCCCAGCGCTTCGCCGGACAGGGCATCAGCAAGATCGTCACCATCGAGGCTTCTGGGATCGCCCCGGCGGTGATGGCCGGCCTGGAGCTGGGCATCCCGGTGATCTTCGCGCGCAAGTTCCAGTCGCTGACCCTCAAGGACGACCTACTGATCTCCAAGGTGTTCTCCTTCACCAAGCAGACCGAGAGCACCATCGCCATCTCCTCCCGCCACCTGACGGCCGCCGACAAGGTACTGGTGATCGACGACTTCCTCGCCAACGGCCACGCTGCCAAGGCGCTGATCGACCTGATCCAGCAGGCCGGGGCGCAGGTCGCCGGTATCGGCATCGTCATCGAGAAGTCCTTCCAGGAGGGCCGCGCGCTGCTGGAAAGCGAGGGTTACCGGGTCGAGTCGCTGGCCCGCGTGGCCTCGCTGGAAGGCGGCCAGGTGCGCTTTATCGACTGA
- a CDS encoding methyl-accepting chemotaxis protein — translation MQASAPRAAMRARTRISRSVMQAAFVRSPVACLLHALGLAALMLLYLRMQLPAYVSIPSLLILALWPWLGPWQRRDDPDSTARPPTSAAASDFTEISRGLSRHTCHNALSAARVAHAVQQLAGRLQSQLAAVEQVSQAAAAITTTEQDSAERSATTLAAAERVRSASSSGQDELSQAIARMRQLSEQTHASRELIDGLGSRTEQIEQVTQVIQSIASQTNLLALNAAIEAARAGEMGRGFAVVADEVRNLAARTASATEEVSQMVADIRQQSEAVVSHIQRQSGELEQAAVQIEQAGQHLHGIADQAGQVEQQVAQISAGTADNHQRLASLSAAALQLHDDVQGSEGQTRQLALAAEQLVGLAETVSEQLAEVGLDDYHQRIYDLAREGAAAIGARFEADIEAGRITLDDLFDRQYQPIAGTQPQKYRTRFDQYADQVLPALQEPLLSRHDGLVFAIATTPEGYVPTHNQAFNQPPSGDPAVDAVRSRGKRLFNDRTGIRCGSHQQALLLQTYMRDTGELMHDLSVPIWVRGRHWGGLRLGYKPEP, via the coding sequence ATGCAAGCGTCCGCTCCTCGTGCTGCCATGCGCGCCAGAACAAGAATTTCGAGGTCGGTCATGCAAGCTGCTTTTGTCCGTTCCCCTGTCGCCTGTCTGCTGCATGCTCTGGGCCTGGCTGCCCTGATGCTGCTCTATCTGCGCATGCAGCTACCGGCATACGTCAGCATTCCGTCCTTGTTGATCCTGGCGCTGTGGCCCTGGCTTGGGCCCTGGCAGCGCCGTGACGACCCTGACAGCACGGCCAGGCCGCCTACCTCGGCTGCGGCCAGCGATTTCACCGAGATCAGTCGGGGGCTTTCCCGTCATACTTGTCACAACGCCCTGTCCGCGGCGCGCGTGGCTCACGCGGTGCAGCAACTGGCAGGGCGCCTGCAATCGCAACTGGCGGCGGTAGAGCAGGTCAGTCAGGCGGCCGCCGCCATCACCACCACCGAGCAGGACAGTGCCGAACGCTCTGCCACCACTCTGGCCGCCGCCGAGCGGGTGCGCAGCGCCAGCAGCAGTGGGCAGGACGAGTTGAGCCAGGCCATCGCGCGCATGCGTCAGCTCAGCGAGCAGACTCACGCCAGCCGTGAACTGATCGATGGCCTGGGTAGTCGTACCGAGCAGATCGAACAGGTCACCCAGGTGATCCAGTCCATCGCCAGCCAGACCAACCTGCTGGCGCTCAATGCCGCCATCGAGGCGGCCCGCGCCGGCGAGATGGGTCGTGGTTTCGCCGTGGTGGCCGATGAGGTGCGCAACCTGGCGGCGCGCACCGCCAGCGCCACCGAAGAGGTCAGCCAGATGGTCGCCGATATCCGTCAGCAGAGCGAAGCGGTGGTCAGCCATATCCAGCGCCAGAGCGGCGAGCTGGAGCAGGCGGCGGTGCAGATCGAGCAGGCCGGTCAGCACCTGCACGGCATTGCCGATCAGGCCGGGCAAGTGGAGCAGCAGGTGGCGCAGATCAGCGCCGGCACCGCGGACAATCATCAGCGCCTGGCCAGCCTCTCGGCTGCCGCCTTGCAACTGCACGATGACGTGCAGGGCAGCGAGGGCCAGACACGGCAGTTGGCGCTGGCTGCCGAGCAGCTCGTGGGCCTCGCCGAGACGGTCAGCGAGCAGCTCGCCGAGGTGGGGCTTGACGATTATCACCAGCGCATCTACGACCTGGCCCGCGAAGGTGCCGCCGCCATCGGCGCACGCTTCGAGGCCGATATCGAGGCGGGTCGCATCACCCTCGACGATCTGTTCGACCGGCAGTATCAGCCGATTGCCGGCACCCAGCCGCAGAAATACCGCACCCGCTTCGACCAGTACGCCGACCAGGTGCTGCCAGCGCTGCAGGAACCGTTACTGAGTCGTCACGATGGCCTGGTGTTCGCCATCGCCACCACGCCAGAAGGCTACGTGCCGACCCACAACCAGGCATTCAACCAGCCGCCGAGCGGTGACCCGGCGGTGGATGCCGTGCGTAGCCGTGGCAAGCGCCTGTTCAACGATCGGACCGGCATTCGCTGTGGCAGCCATCAGCAGGCGCTGCTGTTGCAGACCTACATGCGCGATACTGGCGAGCTGATGCACGACCTGTCGGTGCCGATCTGGGTGCGTGGCCGGCATTGGGGTGGTTTGCGCCTGGGCTATAAGCCCGAGCCATGA
- a CDS encoding FAD-dependent oxidoreductase, with the protein MTAYDLILAGGGHAHLGVLRRWALVERPKGRIALLSPGPHAWYAGMLSGLLGGRFSAAHCRVELQPLCRAAKVDLIQGEIASLDAAARILQLGDGRRLQGEWLSLDVGAGMAIPPQQGDAMQVLAVRPIDRLLDGWQQWQAEPRRLAILGGGVQGVELALVLADKVPALALFCAGQLLDGQSLGLRMRALGHLRLRGVQVREHCPIGRIDDDWLLSGDEPVWRGRRLLVAGGAQPLAWLRETGLACDQEGFVAIRESLQSQSHAQIFAVGECATLLDVPRSLSHSSRQGRVLAVNLQAALQGRPLRLYRVPRQGLTLMASGDGGALLDWRGWSADGQFYGRCKDWLDERFMRRHHLAG; encoded by the coding sequence ATGACCGCGTACGACCTGATCCTGGCTGGGGGCGGACACGCTCATCTTGGCGTACTGCGCCGCTGGGCGCTGGTGGAGCGCCCGAAAGGTCGCATTGCCTTGCTCAGCCCTGGTCCGCATGCCTGGTATGCCGGCATGCTGTCCGGGTTGCTCGGTGGCCGCTTCAGCGCGGCGCACTGCCGGGTGGAGCTGCAGCCGCTATGTCGTGCCGCCAAGGTCGATCTGATCCAGGGCGAAATCGCCTCGCTGGATGCCGCCGCGCGGATCCTTCAGCTCGGCGACGGGCGCCGCCTGCAAGGAGAGTGGCTGTCGCTCGACGTCGGTGCCGGAATGGCCATTCCACCACAGCAGGGCGATGCCATGCAGGTGTTGGCCGTCAGGCCCATAGACAGGCTCCTCGATGGCTGGCAGCAGTGGCAGGCCGAGCCTCGGCGCCTGGCCATTCTCGGGGGCGGTGTGCAAGGCGTGGAGCTGGCCCTGGTACTGGCCGACAAGGTGCCGGCGCTGGCCTTGTTCTGCGCTGGCCAGTTGCTCGATGGGCAGTCACTGGGGCTGCGCATGCGCGCCTTGGGCCATTTGCGCCTGCGTGGCGTGCAGGTACGCGAACACTGCCCGATCGGGCGTATCGACGATGACTGGCTGCTCAGTGGCGACGAGCCGGTTTGGCGTGGTCGGCGCCTGCTCGTCGCCGGCGGCGCCCAGCCCTTGGCCTGGCTGCGCGAGACGGGTCTGGCCTGTGATCAGGAAGGCTTCGTGGCCATCCGCGAAAGCCTGCAAAGCCAGTCGCACGCGCAGATTTTCGCCGTGGGCGAGTGTGCCACCCTGCTCGACGTGCCACGCAGCCTGAGCCACTCCTCACGCCAGGGACGGGTGCTGGCGGTCAACCTGCAGGCTGCGTTGCAGGGCCGACCGCTGCGCCTGTATCGAGTACCGCGTCAAGGCTTGACGCTGATGGCCAGCGGCGACGGTGGGGCACTGCTGGACTGGCGTGGCTGGAGCGCCGATGGTCAGTTCTACGGACGCTGCAAGGATTGGCTGGACGAACGCTTCATGCGCCGCCATCACCTGGCTGGTTAG
- a CDS encoding AraC family transcriptional regulator, protein MNAEPSTLASWTRALRKQLDALGLDSVALCREAGLDPALLDDPNARCPLSLTTRLWQLAVAASGDPALGLKTSQYVSPTTFHALGYALIASSSLREMFERIVRYHRVVSDALQLELREVDDAYEFSFRVPPGSPAPAPEALDAFAAIYVRSCRNRLNREFSPLLVQLQRPRPADPAPWQAVFRAPLQFDAEQSLLRFARTAFEQRLDDGNPELAAHNETVLRRSLEQLQAASYSERVRSCLEAQLPDGEPSAERIAQALHLSLRSLQRHLAEEGSSYEVLLGETRHALALRHMRDPRYSISEVAYLLGFSDSSSFGRAFKRWTGQTPSQYRDGCNSP, encoded by the coding sequence ATGAACGCCGAACCCTCCACCCTGGCTAGCTGGACCCGCGCCCTGCGCAAGCAGCTCGATGCCCTCGGGCTCGACAGCGTTGCTCTGTGCCGCGAGGCGGGGCTCGACCCGGCGTTGCTCGACGACCCCAACGCGCGCTGCCCGCTGTCGCTGACCACGCGCCTGTGGCAACTGGCGGTGGCCGCCAGCGGTGACCCGGCGCTGGGCCTGAAAACCTCGCAGTACGTCAGCCCGACCACCTTCCATGCCCTCGGCTATGCGCTGATCGCCAGCAGCAGCCTGCGCGAAATGTTCGAGCGCATCGTGCGTTATCACCGGGTGGTCAGCGATGCGCTGCAACTGGAGTTGCGCGAAGTGGACGATGCCTACGAATTCAGTTTTCGTGTTCCGCCGGGCAGCCCGGCACCGGCGCCCGAAGCGCTGGACGCCTTCGCCGCGATCTACGTGCGCAGTTGTCGCAACCGCCTGAATCGCGAGTTCTCACCGTTGCTGGTACAGCTACAACGCCCCCGGCCGGCCGACCCAGCGCCCTGGCAGGCGGTGTTCCGCGCGCCGCTGCAGTTCGACGCCGAGCAGAGCCTGCTGCGCTTTGCGCGCACGGCGTTCGAACAACGGCTGGACGACGGCAATCCGGAGCTGGCCGCGCACAACGAAACCGTGCTCAGGCGCAGCCTGGAGCAATTACAGGCGGCCAGTTACAGCGAGCGGGTGCGCAGTTGCCTGGAGGCGCAGTTGCCCGATGGTGAGCCATCCGCCGAGCGCATTGCCCAGGCACTGCACCTGAGTTTGCGCAGCCTGCAGCGCCACCTGGCCGAGGAGGGCAGCAGTTACGAGGTACTGCTCGGCGAGACGCGTCACGCTCTGGCGCTGCGGCATATGCGCGACCCACGCTATTCGATCAGTGAAGTTGCCTACCTGCTTGGCTTCAGCGACAGCAGCAGCTTCGGTCGCGCCTTCAAGCGCTGGACCGGGCAGACGCCGAGCCAGTACCGCGATGGCTGTAACAGCCCATGA
- a CDS encoding fatty acid desaturase, protein MSPSPASLNDQQRAAYIREQVMAHGNALRQRYPILQHQDALGAGILAFALCGMLGSAALYIAGHLAWWACLLLNAFFASLTHELEHDLIHSMYFRKRPLPHNLMLALVWLARPSTINPWVRRHLHLNHHKVSGSEADMEERAITNGEPWGIARLLMVGDNMMSSFIRWLRAKNPQQRRLILSRTLKVYAPLGLLNWATWYLFLGFHLLDWASAALGAPIAWSTTTLSVMNGVNIAVVVLVGPNVLRTFCLHFVSSNMHYYGDVEPGNVIQQTQVLNPWWLWPLQAFCFNFGSSHAIHHFVVKEPFYIRQLTVPFAHRVMREMGVRFNDFGTFARANRWSRSRQAAEERAQAA, encoded by the coding sequence ATGTCCCCTTCTCCCGCAAGCCTTAATGATCAGCAACGCGCCGCTTATATCCGCGAACAGGTGATGGCCCACGGTAACGCCCTGCGCCAGCGTTACCCGATCCTGCAGCATCAGGACGCGCTCGGCGCCGGCATCCTGGCCTTCGCCCTGTGCGGCATGCTCGGCTCGGCAGCGCTTTATATCGCAGGCCATCTGGCCTGGTGGGCCTGCCTGCTGCTCAACGCCTTCTTCGCTTCGCTGACCCACGAGCTGGAGCACGACCTTATTCACTCGATGTATTTTCGCAAGCGACCGCTGCCGCATAACCTGATGCTGGCGCTGGTCTGGCTGGCGCGACCGAGCACCATCAACCCCTGGGTACGCCGCCACCTGCACCTGAACCACCACAAGGTGTCCGGCAGCGAAGCCGACATGGAGGAGCGCGCCATCACCAACGGCGAGCCCTGGGGCATCGCCCGCCTGCTAATGGTTGGTGACAACATGATGAGTTCCTTCATTCGCTGGCTACGGGCGAAGAACCCGCAACAGCGCCGACTGATACTCAGCCGCACGCTGAAAGTCTATGCGCCGCTGGGGCTGCTCAACTGGGCAACCTGGTACCTGTTCCTCGGCTTCCATCTACTGGACTGGGCCAGCGCCGCGCTCGGCGCCCCCATTGCCTGGTCGACCACTACGCTGAGCGTGATGAATGGGGTGAACATCGCCGTGGTGGTGCTGGTCGGGCCCAATGTGCTGCGCACCTTCTGCCTGCACTTCGTCAGCTCCAACATGCACTACTACGGTGATGTGGAGCCAGGCAACGTGATCCAGCAGACCCAGGTGCTCAACCCCTGGTGGCTGTGGCCGCTGCAGGCCTTCTGCTTCAACTTCGGCAGCAGCCATGCGATCCACCACTTCGTGGTCAAGGAGCCCTTCTACATTCGCCAACTGACCGTCCCCTTCGCCCATCGGGTGATGCGCGAGATGGGTGTGCGCTTCAACGACTTCGGCACCTTTGCCCGTGCCAATCGCTGGAGCCGCTCAAGGCAGGCAGCAGAGGAGCGCGCACAGGCGGCGTGA